Proteins from a single region of Proteiniborus ethanoligenes:
- a CDS encoding DUF3798 domain-containing protein gives MYKKVIALLLATLMVLTLASCGTKQTASDKGLDFKIGLVTGTVSQGEEEFRAGEDMVKKYGADVIKHVTYPDKFAQEQETTIAQITSLAADPKVKAIVIVQAVPGSAAAIDKVKETRDDILFIGGVPHEDPGTISSRMDILLETDNIKRGETIIQLAKDMGADTFVHYSFPRHMSMELLSRRRDVMKETASKLGIKFLEVDAPDPLGDAGIPGAQQFILEDVPRQVDALGEKTAFFSTNCAMQEPLIKSILNEGGLYPEQCCPSPYHAYPGAMGIEIPQEKAGDVQFMLDQINAKVVESNRSGNFATWKAPANMAMVNAAVEYAIEYGKGNVGKFNRDKMVELLEKAAKGKVQVSELDGHPNFLMFVTESQVFK, from the coding sequence ATGTATAAGAAGGTAATTGCTTTACTGTTAGCCACTTTAATGGTTCTTACATTAGCTAGCTGTGGTACAAAGCAGACTGCTAGTGACAAAGGCCTAGACTTTAAAATCGGTCTTGTGACTGGTACTGTTTCTCAGGGTGAGGAGGAATTCAGAGCTGGCGAGGATATGGTAAAGAAATATGGGGCAGATGTAATTAAGCACGTTACATATCCAGACAAGTTTGCACAGGAGCAGGAAACAACCATTGCTCAAATAACAAGCTTAGCAGCAGATCCAAAGGTTAAAGCAATAGTAATAGTTCAAGCAGTACCTGGAAGTGCTGCAGCAATAGACAAGGTTAAAGAAACTAGAGATGATATTCTGTTCATAGGTGGAGTGCCTCATGAGGACCCAGGAACTATTTCTTCTAGAATGGATATTTTACTTGAAACTGATAATATTAAACGTGGAGAAACTATAATTCAGCTTGCTAAAGATATGGGGGCAGACACATTTGTTCACTATTCCTTCCCAAGACATATGTCAATGGAGCTTTTATCTCGTAGAAGAGACGTAATGAAAGAAACTGCTTCTAAGCTAGGTATTAAATTCCTTGAAGTTGATGCGCCAGATCCGTTAGGTGATGCCGGAATTCCTGGAGCTCAACAGTTTATACTTGAGGATGTGCCTAGACAGGTAGATGCTCTTGGAGAAAAAACTGCTTTCTTTAGCACTAACTGTGCTATGCAAGAGCCTCTAATTAAGTCTATCTTAAACGAAGGTGGTCTATATCCTGAGCAATGCTGTCCAAGTCCATACCATGCATATCCAGGTGCTATGGGAATTGAAATTCCACAAGAAAAAGCTGGGGACGTTCAGTTTATGCTAGATCAAATCAATGCTAAGGTTGTAGAATCTAACCGAAGTGGCAATTTTGCTACATGGAAGGCTCCTGCCAATATGGCAATGGTAAATGCAGCTGTAGAATATGCTATAGAATATGGAAAAGGCAATGTTGGAAAATTCAATAGAGATAAAATGGTTGAATTGCTAGAAAAAGCAGCAAAAGGAAAGGTTCAGGTAAGTGAGCTAGATGGCCATCCAAACTTCTTAATGTTCGTTACTGAGTCTCAAGTGTTTAAATAA
- a CDS encoding DUF6199 family natural product biosynthesis protein codes for MKIIASIILIIGIINPRLTWKVSEGWKFKDAEPSEAYLIMSRIVSVIVLIIVWLFVE; via the coding sequence ATGAAAATTATCGCTAGCATAATTTTAATCATAGGAATTATAAATCCTAGATTGACATGGAAAGTATCAGAGGGATGGAAGTTTAAAGATGCCGAGCCTAGTGAAGCATATTTAATAATGTCTAGAATAGTTTCTGTAATAGTCTTAATTATAGTGTGGCTTTTTGTAGAATAA
- a CDS encoding ABC transporter permease subunit: MEQVKKYIKSIGLPRLIIFSFLLILMIIAVFLDIPLSSLISDMLVRFGMNSVLVLAMVPAIQSGIGLNFALPIGIVCGLIGALVSIEFKLSGFTGLWVSFIVAIPLAIIAGYVYGVMLNKVKGQEMTVGTYVGFSIVSAMCIFWLIAPFKSPELIWAYGGNGLRVTVSLESSIDKLLNNFLSFSIGGVKIPTGLIGFFLLCAFMYLLFSKSKKGAAMKVAGSNEGFAISNGINVNEERILGTILSTVLASIGIILYSQSFGFLQLYNAPLYSAFPAVAAILIGGATLKQANIVHVIIGTLLFQSLLVVSLPVINILSEGSMSEIVRIIVSNGIILYALTRNTGGEQV, from the coding sequence ATGGAACAAGTTAAAAAGTATATTAAGAGCATTGGATTACCTCGTCTGATAATATTTTCCTTTTTGTTGATTTTAATGATTATTGCTGTCTTTCTTGATATTCCTCTGTCTAGCCTAATTAGCGATATGCTAGTTCGTTTTGGTATGAATAGTGTACTGGTGCTAGCAATGGTTCCTGCCATACAATCGGGCATAGGTTTAAACTTTGCCTTGCCAATAGGCATTGTCTGTGGTCTCATAGGTGCTTTGGTAAGTATAGAATTTAAGCTTTCAGGATTTACAGGCTTATGGGTTTCATTTATCGTTGCCATACCTTTAGCTATAATTGCAGGCTATGTATACGGAGTAATGTTGAACAAGGTAAAAGGACAAGAAATGACTGTTGGTACATATGTGGGCTTTTCCATAGTATCTGCCATGTGCATATTCTGGCTTATAGCCCCCTTTAAAAGTCCTGAGCTTATATGGGCATATGGTGGTAATGGTCTTAGAGTAACTGTGTCTTTAGAATCTTCTATTGACAAGCTATTAAATAATTTTCTTTCCTTCTCAATTGGAGGAGTTAAAATTCCTACAGGGCTTATTGGTTTCTTTCTATTATGTGCTTTTATGTATTTGCTTTTCAGTAAAAGCAAAAAGGGTGCTGCAATGAAAGTAGCTGGTAGTAATGAAGGCTTTGCTATTTCTAACGGGATAAACGTCAATGAGGAAAGAATATTAGGAACAATATTATCAACTGTATTAGCCTCTATAGGGATTATTTTATATAGTCAGTCCTTTGGATTTTTGCAGCTATATAATGCTCCCCTTTATTCTGCCTTTCCTGCTGTAGCAGCCATACTCATAGGAGGAGCCACATTAAAACAGGCAAATATTGTTCATGTAATTATTGGAACTCTATTGTTTCAGTCCCTACTAGTAGTTTCTCTTCCTGTAATCAATATATTGTCTGAAGGAAGTATGTCTGAAATAGTCAGGATAATAGTAAGTAATGGTATTATTCTATACGCTCTAACTAGAAATACAGGAGGTGAGCAGGTATAA
- a CDS encoding sugar ABC transporter ATP-binding protein, with protein sequence MTETYVLEMKNISKDYSGNKVLKNINIKIKSGEIHGLVGENGAGKSTLMNVLFGMPVIHSTGGYEGDILIGGQICNPKTPREAMDLGIGMVHQEFMLIPGFTITENIKLNRETTKKSLLSLAFGQKLKNLDYSSMRNDSKKSLNTLGINIDEWLPVAGLPVGYMQFVEIAREIDKSNLKLLVFDEPTAVLTESEAEIFLNAVKKLANMGIAILFISHRLDEVLSVTDNITVLRDGEVIKTLPTKDTNIRYIAELMVGRKIERSYTSVSENSIDDNSEDYALEINNLFVNMPGEMVKGLHLKIKKGEILGIGGLAGQGKIGIANGIMGLYPTKGEILKDGKPIPLNNPKETLNRNIAFVSEDRRGIGLLLDDSIEYNIAISAIQTKNRFIRKIGPFKMINFKEAKKHSLSMVKELDIRCTSIKQLTQKLSGGNQQKVCIARALTLEPDILLVSEPTRGIDIGAKSIILDLLVRLNRELGMTIIITSSELAELRSISNRIAIIFNGRLEGIFPPDASDADFGLMMAGEYNKKEAL encoded by the coding sequence TTGACAGAAACCTATGTATTAGAAATGAAAAATATAAGTAAGGATTATTCAGGAAACAAAGTATTGAAAAATATAAATATTAAAATAAAATCTGGAGAAATACATGGTCTTGTTGGAGAAAATGGTGCAGGAAAATCTACCCTGATGAATGTTTTGTTTGGAATGCCTGTTATTCATTCAACAGGAGGCTATGAAGGAGACATCTTAATAGGTGGACAAATATGTAATCCTAAAACTCCTAGAGAAGCTATGGACTTGGGCATTGGTATGGTACATCAAGAATTCATGCTTATACCAGGTTTTACTATAACTGAAAATATAAAGCTTAATAGAGAAACTACTAAAAAAAGCTTATTAAGCTTAGCTTTTGGACAAAAACTTAAAAACTTAGATTATAGTTCTATGAGGAATGATAGTAAAAAATCCTTGAACACTCTTGGAATAAACATTGATGAATGGTTGCCCGTTGCAGGATTACCTGTTGGATATATGCAGTTTGTTGAAATAGCTAGAGAAATAGATAAAAGCAATTTAAAGCTTTTGGTATTTGATGAACCTACTGCCGTCCTTACAGAATCTGAAGCAGAAATCTTTTTAAATGCTGTTAAAAAGCTAGCGAACATGGGCATAGCTATACTTTTTATTTCTCATAGATTAGATGAAGTATTGAGTGTTACTGATAACATTACTGTTTTAAGGGATGGAGAGGTAATTAAAACTTTACCTACAAAGGACACTAATATTAGATATATAGCAGAGTTAATGGTTGGGCGTAAAATAGAGAGAAGCTATACTTCAGTTTCAGAGAATAGTATTGATGATAATAGTGAAGATTATGCCTTAGAAATAAATAATCTATTTGTCAACATGCCAGGTGAAATGGTAAAGGGTCTTCATCTTAAGATAAAAAAAGGAGAAATACTTGGAATAGGAGGATTAGCAGGACAGGGTAAAATAGGAATTGCCAATGGGATAATGGGACTTTACCCTACAAAGGGAGAAATATTAAAAGACGGAAAACCTATACCTTTAAATAATCCTAAGGAAACACTTAACCGGAATATTGCCTTTGTATCTGAGGACAGAAGAGGTATCGGTCTTTTGTTAGATGATTCCATTGAATACAATATAGCCATATCTGCTATACAAACTAAAAATAGATTTATAAGAAAAATAGGTCCTTTTAAAATGATTAACTTTAAAGAAGCAAAAAAACACTCCTTAAGTATGGTTAAGGAATTAGATATTAGATGTACTAGTATAAAGCAGCTTACTCAAAAATTAAGTGGTGGAAATCAGCAAAAGGTATGTATTGCTAGAGCATTAACATTAGAGCCTGATATCCTTCTTGTTTCAGAGCCTACTCGAGGTATAGATATCGGTGCTAAAAGTATTATATTAGATTTATTAGTCAGGCTTAACAGAGAGTTGGGCATGACTATAATCATAACCTCAAGTGAACTGGCAGAGCTTCGTTCAATCTCAAATAGAATTGCAATTATCTTTAATGGCAGGTTAGAAGGAATCTTCCCTCCTGATGCAAGTGATGCAGATTTTGGCTTGATGATGGCTGGAGAATATAATAAGAAGGAGGCTCTGTAA
- the tadA gene encoding tRNA adenosine(34) deaminase TadA, which translates to MDEYFMNIALNQANKAYSIDEVPVGAIIVKDQKIIGTGYNMRETLNDPTAHAEIIAIKKASEALGAWRLMGCTMYVTIEPCAMCAGAIVNSRIERIVIGARDPKMGACGSVMNIVQNPQLNHRADITLGVMENECSRIMKEFFKKLREK; encoded by the coding sequence ATGGATGAGTATTTCATGAACATAGCATTAAATCAGGCAAACAAAGCTTATAGCATCGACGAGGTACCAGTCGGTGCTATTATTGTAAAAGACCAAAAGATAATAGGAACAGGCTACAATATGAGAGAAACACTAAATGATCCCACTGCCCATGCAGAAATTATAGCAATAAAAAAAGCAAGTGAAGCTTTAGGGGCCTGGAGATTAATGGGATGCACTATGTATGTAACCATAGAGCCTTGTGCCATGTGTGCAGGAGCTATTGTAAACTCTAGAATAGAAAGAATAGTCATAGGAGCAAGAGACCCTAAAATGGGGGCTTGTGGCTCTGTAATGAATATAGTGCAAAATCCGCAGTTAAATCATAGGGCAGATATAACTTTAGGTGTAATGGAAAATGAATGCTCTAGAATAATGAAAGAGTTTTTTAAAAAGCTAAGAGAGAAGTAA
- a CDS encoding ABC transporter permease subunit, with product MGTNIRLEDLDMEKKNIGKTLGKFFKKYAVPIIFLVLCLVGYVFAEIPFIFLLNEIIIRLARNSFLVLSLIIPVIAGMGLNFGIVLGAMAGQVALIIIANLPIEGIWAFLLAIGISTPIAIVFGYLTGIVLNKAIGKEMITSMILGYFANGLYQLAFLVLAGPIIPIINESLLLSTGIGIKNTIDLSNIRYALDDVIKIKPYPGLSIPIFTMVMVGILCILLTFFFRTKLGQDMRATGQNLHIAKVSGINVGRTRIIATIISTILAAWGQLIFLQNIGTLNTYGSHEQVGLFAVASLLVGGASVTKATFSQALLGTFLFHMLFIISPFAGQNLMNNSQIGEFFRVFVAYGVIGIALALHAWQRKGEL from the coding sequence ATGGGTACTAATATAAGACTTGAAGATTTAGATATGGAGAAAAAAAACATAGGCAAGACTTTAGGGAAATTTTTCAAAAAATATGCTGTTCCTATAATTTTTCTAGTTCTCTGTTTAGTAGGCTATGTTTTTGCAGAAATACCTTTTATATTTCTGCTAAATGAGATAATAATAAGACTAGCAAGAAACTCCTTTTTAGTCTTATCCTTAATTATACCTGTCATAGCAGGAATGGGACTGAATTTTGGGATAGTTCTTGGAGCCATGGCTGGGCAAGTAGCCCTAATAATAATTGCCAACCTCCCCATTGAAGGAATATGGGCATTTTTATTAGCAATAGGAATATCTACTCCTATAGCTATTGTTTTTGGATATCTTACTGGAATTGTCCTAAATAAAGCAATAGGAAAAGAAATGATTACTAGTATGATTCTAGGTTATTTTGCAAATGGATTGTACCAGCTTGCATTTTTAGTTCTGGCAGGCCCAATTATACCTATAATAAATGAAAGCCTTTTATTATCTACTGGAATAGGTATAAAAAATACAATTGATTTGTCCAATATTAGATATGCATTAGACGATGTGATAAAGATAAAGCCTTATCCTGGCCTTTCTATTCCAATATTCACTATGGTTATGGTAGGGATATTATGCATACTACTGACCTTCTTCTTTAGGACAAAGTTAGGTCAAGATATGCGAGCAACTGGACAAAACCTTCATATTGCAAAGGTTTCAGGCATCAATGTTGGAAGAACTAGAATTATTGCTACAATAATATCCACGATATTAGCCGCTTGGGGTCAGCTTATTTTCCTTCAAAATATAGGAACTCTGAATACTTATGGAAGCCATGAGCAGGTAGGCCTTTTTGCCGTAGCATCTCTTTTAGTAGGTGGTGCTTCTGTAACCAAAGCCACCTTTAGTCAAGCACTGCTAGGTACCTTCCTCTTCCATATGCTGTTTATAATATCTCCTTTTGCTGGGCAAAATTTAATGAATAATAGTCAGATTGGTGAATTCTTTAGGGTATTTGTAGCCTATGGTGTCATAGGTATTGCCCTTGCACTCCATGCTTGGCAAAGAAAGGGAGAATTATAA
- a CDS encoding MFS transporter — protein sequence MMNNAKEKNNRLLIAFIFIIMILSAISDNVRGIFVPSFKSDFSVSNTQIGTIIVIGSIGYIIFSYLGGILCEIIGHKKVLLIGTGFMTLSLITLSQSPNFIILLIGMFLLNAGWSLIGISINTMVPLLAAGFNAILMNLIHFSYGIGATITQKATGTLLYKGIDWRSIYLYIAILFGIVFITFIPVKTPFIRKAQKDSKIDYGYIFKNKVLYFYMIGLGLYVSSEMATSNWFVNYMKEAYNISENVGTYYTTVFFGIFALGRLFGGFIVEKLGTTKSVLISSVLAFFFYALGIILGEKGLFVIALSGLFFAITFPTLILTVSNVFRKNSAYAVGIITMATSAISMAMNFFMGWLNDAMGVRYAYYTIPICLFISAFFIFLIHKNSSKREKQ from the coding sequence ATGATGAATAATGCAAAAGAAAAAAACAACAGGCTGTTAATAGCATTTATTTTTATCATTATGATTTTGTCTGCAATAAGTGATAATGTCAGGGGAATTTTTGTTCCTTCTTTTAAGTCGGATTTCTCTGTAAGCAACACTCAGATAGGCACCATAATAGTCATAGGTTCCATAGGTTATATTATTTTTTCTTATTTAGGTGGGATACTATGTGAAATTATTGGACACAAAAAGGTTTTACTCATAGGAACGGGATTTATGACGCTTTCCTTAATTACATTATCTCAGAGTCCAAATTTTATTATTTTATTAATAGGTATGTTTCTCTTAAATGCAGGCTGGTCTCTCATAGGGATATCTATAAATACTATGGTACCATTATTGGCAGCTGGATTTAATGCTATTCTTATGAACCTAATACATTTTAGCTATGGAATAGGGGCCACTATAACTCAAAAAGCAACAGGAACCTTATTGTATAAGGGCATAGACTGGAGAAGTATTTATCTCTATATAGCCATATTATTTGGAATAGTATTTATTACATTTATTCCTGTCAAGACACCCTTTATTAGAAAAGCTCAAAAAGACAGTAAAATTGATTATGGATATATATTTAAAAACAAGGTTTTATATTTTTACATGATTGGTCTTGGTCTATATGTGTCATCGGAAATGGCAACAAGCAATTGGTTTGTTAATTACATGAAGGAAGCATATAATATTAGTGAAAATGTAGGGACCTATTATACCACTGTGTTTTTTGGCATATTTGCCCTAGGAAGGCTTTTTGGAGGATTTATAGTAGAAAAGCTTGGAACCACTAAAAGTGTACTAATATCATCTGTATTAGCATTTTTCTTTTATGCCCTTGGAATTATACTAGGAGAAAAGGGACTCTTTGTCATCGCTTTATCGGGACTATTTTTTGCAATTACATTCCCTACATTGATATTAACTGTAAGCAACGTGTTTAGAAAAAATAGTGCATATGCAGTTGGAATAATAACCATGGCTACATCGGCAATTAGTATGGCTATGAACTTTTTTATGGGATGGTTAAACGATGCCATGGGAGTTAGATATGCCTACTATACAATCCCAATATGCTTATTTATAAGTGCTTTTTTCATATTTCTAATACATAAAAATAGTAGCAAAAGGGAAAAACAATAG
- a CDS encoding D-alanyl-D-alanine carboxypeptidase family protein has protein sequence MKKKFICVLIIMIILLSSTTYGAEDFSQETRAVLLGDFESGEIFYEYNIDAQIEIASLTKLMTYLLAMEHVDSGKVSLDDIVTISHTASRTPGSSLKLREGEELTLRTLLDSIMIVSANDSCIAIAEHISGSADAFTKLMNDKAQEIGLANTVYLNPNGYPLKNGVQNMMTTRELFELSRYVISKYPQILETTKINKMLMPSRGYDRDNTNPLLSLISNVDGLKTGFTDEAGYCLISTVEIKEDENNTKPFRLIGIVMGTKTEEIRKNVSKELLEYGLENYSYKQILNKDTSIKKIDILNAKISKVDIYPQKDLNLLVKKGEIIKQEIKLEKFLKAPLKAGDKVGQVHVLDKGGESYIIDLHTKVSVQKISLFDRIYNYFQSKKES, from the coding sequence ATGAAGAAAAAATTCATATGCGTTTTAATTATAATGATAATTTTATTATCTAGTACTACATATGGGGCTGAAGACTTTTCTCAAGAAACGAGAGCTGTACTTCTAGGCGATTTTGAAAGTGGAGAGATTTTTTATGAATATAATATAGATGCTCAAATAGAAATAGCTAGCTTAACTAAGCTAATGACCTATTTATTGGCAATGGAACATGTGGATAGTGGCAAGGTAAGCTTAGACGACATAGTAACCATAAGCCATACAGCATCAAGAACACCAGGCTCCTCATTAAAGCTTAGGGAAGGGGAGGAGCTAACTCTTAGAACACTGTTAGATTCTATAATGATAGTTTCAGCTAATGATTCTTGTATAGCAATAGCAGAGCATATATCTGGAAGTGCAGATGCATTTACTAAATTAATGAATGATAAGGCTCAGGAAATAGGATTAGCAAATACAGTATACCTAAATCCTAATGGGTACCCATTGAAAAATGGAGTTCAAAATATGATGACTACTAGAGAATTATTTGAACTCTCTAGATATGTAATATCAAAGTATCCACAAATATTAGAAACAACTAAAATAAATAAAATGCTTATGCCTTCAAGAGGTTATGATAGAGATAATACTAATCCATTACTCAGCTTAATAAGTAATGTAGATGGGTTAAAAACAGGGTTTACGGATGAGGCAGGATATTGTCTAATATCTACAGTAGAAATAAAGGAAGATGAAAATAATACAAAACCCTTTAGGCTTATAGGAATAGTTATGGGGACAAAAACTGAAGAAATAAGAAAAAATGTAAGCAAGGAGCTGTTAGAATATGGCTTAGAAAACTACAGCTATAAACAGATTTTAAATAAAGATACTTCTATAAAAAAGATAGATATATTAAATGCTAAAATTTCAAAGGTAGATATTTATCCTCAAAAAGATTTGAACTTACTGGTGAAAAAAGGGGAAATAATAAAGCAAGAAATAAAGCTAGAAAAATTTTTAAAGGCCCCTTTAAAGGCCGGAGACAAAGTAGGACAGGTTCATGTGCTGGACAAAGGAGGAGAAAGCTATATTATAGATTTACATACTAAAGTATCAGTTCAAAAAATCAGTTTATTTGATAGAATTTACAATTATTTTCAAAGCAAAAAGGAATCCTAA